From Thermoplasmata archaeon, a single genomic window includes:
- a CDS encoding EamA family transporter → MNNNRDSSAGTETLLFLLMASFWALNFPLVKIALIYEPPMYLLLFRIILGFATSFLLFRHVRVPKDLKSNIFIFLVSVFNLVILMGFWFIGETTESSSISAILIYTYPLFNILFAYLFLHEKLSYMSVIGTMIGFAGIVLIFSHGLVIEHSTGIILLLIAAISWATGTVIYKKYLSPRVDAATVNTFQFLYAMPVILIWALATEKFNFSGLSVSFIMIITYMGVLGTGVAYFIYFYLYRKYNLSSISSYFFIVPALSILFAYLILGEVESYLTYIGFLLVAIGIYFSSKNNHYKNDK, encoded by the coding sequence ATGAACAATAACAGGGATTCAAGTGCTGGCACTGAAACATTGCTGTTTCTTCTGATGGCCAGTTTCTGGGCTTTGAATTTTCCGCTGGTCAAGATTGCACTCATCTATGAGCCTCCTATGTATCTGCTGCTGTTCAGAATAATTTTAGGGTTTGCCACCTCTTTTTTATTGTTCCGGCATGTAAGAGTTCCCAAAGACCTGAAATCAAATATTTTTATATTTTTAGTATCTGTTTTCAATCTCGTGATATTGATGGGATTCTGGTTTATTGGAGAGACCACTGAATCTTCATCAATATCTGCAATTTTGATATATACATATCCTCTATTTAATATCCTATTCGCATACCTATTTCTGCATGAAAAATTATCTTACATGAGCGTAATTGGCACAATGATCGGATTTGCAGGAATAGTTCTGATCTTCTCACATGGTCTCGTAATAGAGCACAGCACAGGCATAATTTTGCTTTTGATAGCAGCGATCAGCTGGGCTACAGGTACGGTAATATACAAAAAATATCTGTCACCCAGAGTGGATGCTGCTACAGTGAACACATTTCAGTTTCTGTACGCGATGCCGGTAATACTGATCTGGGCGCTTGCCACTGAAAAATTTAATTTTTCAGGATTGTCAGTTTCATTCATCATGATAATCACATACATGGGTGTTCTAGGAACCGGAGTAGCATACTTTATTTATTTTTATCTGTATCGCAAATATAACCTCTCATCAATATCTTCCTACTTTTTTATTGTGCCTGCACTATCCATACTCTTCGCATACTTGATTCTCGGCGAGGTTGAATCTTATCTTACATATATAGGATTCTTGTTAGTAGCGATTGGAATATATTTCTCTTCTAAAAATAATCACTATAAAAACGATAAATAA
- a CDS encoding sulfurtransferase TusA family protein gives MENKIIDARGSACPGPITDLVKAYRNAKVGDVLELWATDKGVRADTAAWAKKTGNEIVSVTEDAEKVVVIIKINKR, from the coding sequence ATGGAAAACAAAATAATAGATGCACGAGGATCAGCATGTCCAGGCCCGATCACAGACCTAGTAAAAGCGTACAGAAACGCGAAGGTTGGAGATGTGTTAGAATTATGGGCTACAGACAAAGGTGTAAGGGCAGATACTGCAGCTTGGGCTAAAAAAACTGGAAATGAGATAGTGAGCGTTACAGAAGACGCAGAAAAAGTGGTAGTTATTATAAAAATAAATAAAAGATAG
- a CDS encoding DsrE/DsrF/DrsH-like family protein, with protein sequence MANKLSIIIFSGTTDKLMAAGVLSQAAAALGNDVEVFVTFWGLLNFTKGEKKMLLPKEFEHMGPMFMQSIKEHNVPSWYDMLKEAKELGAKIYACSMTCDLFGISKEQLDPIIDDVVGAATFITESEGAQVLFI encoded by the coding sequence ATGGCAAATAAATTGTCAATTATAATATTTAGTGGCACGACAGACAAGTTAATGGCTGCCGGAGTATTGTCGCAGGCAGCAGCAGCGTTAGGCAATGATGTAGAAGTATTTGTTACATTTTGGGGATTGCTGAATTTTACTAAGGGAGAAAAGAAGATGTTGTTGCCTAAAGAATTTGAGCATATGGGACCGATGTTTATGCAAAGCATAAAAGAGCATAATGTACCATCATGGTATGATATGTTAAAAGAAGCAAAAGAACTCGGTGCTAAAATATATGCATGCTCAATGACTTGCGACCTGTTTGGAATCAGCAAAGAGCAGCTAGATCCTATAATAGACGATGTGGTAGGAGCAGCTACATTTATTACTGAATCGGAAGGTGCACAGGTACTGTTCATATAG